One window from the genome of Myxococcales bacterium encodes:
- a CDS encoding alpha-ketoglutarate-dependent dioxygenase AlkB, with protein sequence MRRGPVAPQRGARRAAGEPRGYLYLPDYVSAAERADVLAWLATLHPIWEMRYPTSRPPPVGKQQRPLLRPVYWLGNWQFACLDYYHPPKGIANRCVAAEPYPKVLAAIVARAEALVRAKLAPSDIPPQWHLNTCLVNFYGNREVTDAAGKQKWVDSARVGEHRDFEPGPVVSLSFGERALLQFIPHGRHVNPAPVKQEWLADRSLQVFGGSYWKDETLHRVQRVETKTKNLLGPAIDGFATRRINFTFRYVPVAHVVPYAKLSPQARHDVHAYMQQLATHSQFFAAALRAAPDR encoded by the coding sequence ATGCGTCGCGGCCCGGTGGCTCCGCAGCGAGGCGCGCGTCGCGCGGCGGGCGAGCCGCGCGGCTATTTATATTTGCCTGACTATGTCAGCGCCGCCGAACGCGCCGACGTGCTCGCGTGGCTGGCGACGCTGCATCCAATTTGGGAGATGCGTTATCCAACCAGTCGGCCGCCGCCAGTCGGCAAGCAACAACGTCCGCTGCTGCGCCCGGTGTATTGGCTGGGCAATTGGCAGTTCGCGTGTTTGGACTATTACCATCCGCCAAAGGGCATCGCCAATCGCTGCGTCGCGGCCGAGCCGTATCCCAAGGTGCTTGCGGCCATTGTCGCGCGCGCCGAGGCCTTGGTGCGCGCCAAGCTGGCGCCAAGCGATATTCCACCGCAGTGGCATCTCAACACGTGTCTGGTCAATTTCTATGGCAACCGCGAGGTGACCGACGCGGCGGGCAAGCAAAAGTGGGTCGACTCTGCGCGCGTAGGCGAGCATCGCGACTTTGAGCCGGGGCCGGTGGTGTCGCTATCGTTTGGCGAGCGCGCGCTTTTGCAATTTATCCCGCATGGCCGCCACGTCAATCCCGCGCCGGTCAAGCAAGAGTGGCTCGCCGACCGCTCGCTGCAGGTGTTTGGCGGCAGCTATTGGAAAGACGAAACGTTGCACCGCGTGCAGCGCGTCGAAACCAAAACCAAGAACTTGCTAGGGCCCGCCATTGACGGCTTCGCCACCCGCCGCATCAACTTTACCTTCCGCTACGTGCCTGTCGCCCACGTGGTGCCTTACGCCAAATTGTCGCCGCAAGCGCGCCACGACGTGCACGCCTACATGCAGCAGCTCGCGACGCACTCGCAATTTTTCGCCGCGGCGCTGCGGGCGGCGCCCGATCGCTAA
- the dnaJ gene encoding molecular chaperone DnaJ, whose translation MRDLYEVLGVSREASASEMKKAYYKLAKQYHPDHNPNDAVAEEKFKEAANAYQVLSDDDKRARYDRFGFDGLREGPGGGPGFSNVEDIFSAFGDMFGDLFGRGGGGRRSARGADLKVEVSLTFAEAVWGVTKDVEIGRQVACGTCTGTGAKAGTKPEACGACGGRGQVMHAQGFFMVQTTCPKCRGAGKLIKSPCDDCKGRGATAETSTLSITIPAGIDNGQTLRLAGKGEASLRGGEAGHLYVEVAVAPDDRFRREEDNILTEVALPITVACLGGEIEIDTLDDNCTGTTKIDVKPGTQPGDVIARRGQGIPRLGGHGRGEHVVQFTVAVPTKLTAKQEELLRQLASEMGEEPSAKRGLFGKRKSK comes from the coding sequence ATGCGAGATCTTTACGAAGTCCTGGGTGTAAGTCGCGAGGCGTCTGCGTCCGAAATGAAGAAGGCGTACTACAAGCTCGCCAAGCAATATCATCCGGATCACAACCCCAACGACGCCGTCGCCGAAGAGAAATTTAAAGAGGCGGCCAACGCCTATCAGGTGCTGTCGGATGACGACAAGCGCGCGCGCTACGATCGCTTTGGCTTTGACGGCCTGCGCGAAGGCCCTGGTGGTGGCCCCGGCTTTTCGAACGTCGAAGACATTTTTTCTGCCTTCGGCGACATGTTCGGAGATTTGTTTGGTCGTGGCGGTGGCGGACGGCGCTCCGCGCGCGGCGCAGATCTGAAGGTGGAAGTTTCGCTCACGTTTGCCGAAGCAGTGTGGGGCGTCACCAAGGACGTCGAAATCGGTCGCCAGGTCGCGTGCGGCACGTGCACGGGTACTGGCGCCAAAGCCGGCACCAAGCCCGAAGCCTGCGGCGCGTGCGGTGGGCGCGGGCAAGTCATGCATGCGCAAGGGTTTTTCATGGTGCAGACCACGTGTCCCAAGTGTCGCGGCGCGGGCAAGCTCATCAAGTCGCCGTGCGATGACTGCAAAGGGCGCGGCGCGACGGCGGAAACGTCGACACTTTCGATCACCATTCCCGCGGGCATCGACAACGGCCAAACCTTGCGGCTCGCCGGCAAGGGAGAGGCCTCGTTGCGCGGCGGCGAAGCTGGCCACTTATATGTCGAGGTCGCGGTCGCACCCGACGATCGGTTTCGCCGCGAAGAAGACAACATTCTCACCGAGGTCGCGCTGCCAATAACCGTTGCCTGCCTGGGTGGAGAGATCGAAATTGACACGCTCGACGACAACTGCACCGGGACCACCAAGATCGACGTCAAGCCGGGGACGCAGCCAGGCGACGTCATCGCGCGGCGCGGCCAAGGCATTCCGCGCCTGGGCGGTCACGGCCGCGGCGAGCACGTGGTCCAATTTACGGTGGCGGTGCCGACCAAGCTAACCGCCAAACAAGAAGAGCTCCTGCGCCAGCTCGCCAGCGAGATGGGCGAAGAGCCGAGCGCCAAGCGCGGCCTTTTTGGCAAGCGCAAGAGCAAATAG
- a CDS encoding branched-chain amino acid transaminase, translating into MGINKLEKIWLDGHLVPWDDASDHMLAHTLHYGVGAFEGIRAYQRADGRSAIFRLREHIDRLFESCKICTIEVPFTREQVMQACIDVVRVNKLPSTYLRPLVYLGSGALGLGSFEPPVRVMVANFEWGSYLGEAGIKNGIRCMISGYTRGNGNSIMNKGKICGQYVTSVLAKRMALKSGFDEALMLDPQGSVAEGTGENIFMVKNGVVRTPPLGAAILAGITRDTAISLLREKGIEVREELIARDELYTADEVFLTGTAAEITPVREIDHRALNVGAITRNLQEQYFSIVKGGDAKHDAWLAYC; encoded by the coding sequence ATGGGCATTAACAAGTTGGAGAAGATCTGGCTCGACGGCCACCTCGTGCCCTGGGACGACGCCAGCGACCACATGTTGGCGCACACGCTGCACTACGGCGTCGGCGCCTTCGAAGGCATTCGCGCCTACCAGCGCGCCGACGGACGCAGCGCGATTTTTCGCCTCCGCGAGCATATCGACCGCCTGTTTGAAAGTTGCAAAATCTGCACCATCGAGGTGCCGTTTACGCGCGAGCAGGTCATGCAAGCTTGCATCGATGTCGTGCGGGTCAACAAGCTGCCAAGCACGTACCTGCGCCCGCTGGTTTACTTGGGCTCCGGCGCGCTGGGCCTTGGCTCGTTTGAGCCGCCGGTGCGCGTCATGGTCGCCAACTTCGAGTGGGGTTCCTACCTCGGCGAAGCGGGGATCAAAAACGGCATCCGCTGCATGATCTCGGGCTACACCCGCGGCAACGGCAATTCGATTATGAACAAGGGCAAAATCTGCGGTCAATACGTCACGTCGGTGCTCGCTAAACGCATGGCGCTGAAGTCAGGGTTTGACGAGGCGCTGATGCTCGACCCGCAAGGCTCGGTCGCCGAGGGCACCGGTGAGAATATCTTTATGGTTAAGAACGGCGTCGTGCGCACGCCGCCGCTGGGCGCCGCCATCCTTGCCGGCATCACGCGCGACACCGCCATCTCGCTGCTGCGTGAAAAAGGCATCGAAGTGCGCGAGGAACTCATCGCGCGCGACGAGCTTTACACCGCCGACGAAGTATTTCTCACCGGCACCGCCGCCGAGATTACGCCGGTGCGCGAGATCGACCATCGCGCGCTGAACGTCGGCGCCATCACGCGCAATCTGCAAGAACAATACTTTTCCATCGTCAAGGGCGGCGACGCCAAGCACGACGCGTGGCTGGCGTACTGCTAG
- a CDS encoding ATP-binding protein, with amino-acid sequence MSLYERTLPIRDLLSRKSLFLLGPRQTGKSTLLRQQLPEATYIDLLEADTFRTLATRPEWLREALPPGQTRLIIDEIQKMPALLDEVQLLIDRNASLRVVLTGSSASKLRRGGTNLLGGRAWVTTLHPLIFAELPQADIVQRLTRGGLPAIFDSPDYYQDLKAYVGTYLQEEIRAEGLARSVEGFSRFLEVTGLCSGQQLNFTAVANDAGVPARTVREHYQILVDTLVGHMVPAYQRTVKRKPVATAKFYFFDVGVANALARVPQIEARSVAFGTALEHQLAIELRAYLDYRRRDEQLTYWRSRSGFEVDFVIGDSVAVEVKSSAHVSDNDLRGLRALREEVTFKRAIVVATERVARVTADGIEILPVASFLAALWRDEIIN; translated from the coding sequence ATGAGCCTCTACGAGCGAACATTGCCGATTCGCGACCTTTTGAGTCGTAAGTCACTGTTTTTACTTGGCCCTCGGCAAACTGGGAAAAGTACCCTGCTGCGCCAGCAACTTCCGGAAGCGACCTACATCGATCTGCTCGAAGCCGACACCTTTCGAACGCTGGCGACGCGACCAGAATGGCTCCGTGAAGCACTGCCGCCGGGACAAACTCGCCTCATCATCGACGAGATTCAAAAAATGCCGGCCTTGCTCGATGAGGTTCAATTGCTCATCGATCGCAATGCCTCTTTGAGGGTTGTGCTAACCGGTTCAAGCGCCAGCAAATTGCGACGTGGTGGCACCAATCTACTTGGCGGTCGCGCATGGGTGACGACGCTACATCCCCTGATTTTTGCCGAACTGCCCCAAGCCGATATCGTGCAACGCCTCACGCGCGGTGGCCTACCGGCAATTTTTGACTCCCCTGACTACTATCAAGATCTCAAAGCTTACGTGGGGACCTACTTGCAAGAAGAAATCCGCGCCGAAGGCCTGGCGCGCTCTGTCGAGGGCTTCTCGCGCTTTCTCGAGGTGACCGGGCTATGCAGCGGCCAGCAGTTGAATTTCACCGCCGTTGCCAATGATGCCGGCGTCCCCGCGCGCACGGTGCGCGAACATTATCAGATCTTGGTAGACACCTTAGTTGGCCATATGGTGCCGGCTTACCAACGGACGGTGAAGCGCAAGCCCGTGGCCACGGCGAAGTTCTATTTTTTTGATGTCGGCGTTGCCAACGCGCTCGCGCGCGTGCCGCAGATCGAAGCGCGGTCGGTCGCCTTTGGCACGGCGCTCGAGCATCAGCTAGCCATCGAGCTGCGGGCCTACTTGGACTATCGCAGGCGCGATGAACAACTTACCTATTGGCGAAGTCGCTCGGGTTTTGAGGTGGATTTCGTCATTGGCGATAGCGTCGCCGTGGAGGTCAAGAGCAGCGCCCATGTCAGCGACAACGACTTGCGCGGGCTGCGCGCGTTGCGAGAAGAAGTTACCTTTAAGCGCGCCATCGTCGTCGCTACGGAACGCGTGGCGAGGGTCACAGCTGACGGGATTGAAATTTTGCCGGTGGCTTCGTTTCTCGCCGCGCTTTGGCGTGACGAGATCATTAACTAG
- a CDS encoding carboxypeptidase regulatory-like domain-containing protein — translation MNRTVLVGGALVLILAIGAWVFLGRPAAPTTSSKQAPVSSAPAKQSAPAPASDAAQNAERFLLEDDPLGALRLEGRVVSGPDDQPVPGAIVALRSQPPRTAVAEDDGSFVFEGLVARQYQVVARSPQGVAGPVNVRLTATTEPVTLVLRAASTLEITVTDTTGVAIAGADISLRDIDVQAAVTDARGQASVTPVVEGMYQLVVMANGYARSSRLVRVTGALAQASVQLGKGVSISGTVVSADGAPVSEARVTYSGASDWGMQGDERYDAVATDAAGKFTLPAMPAGSYRLMARHQAFSPATSQLVTVASDDVTGVALILQAGATISGVVVDGGDAPIAGARVRLAADVEGAMFEMPRQAYTAADGSFVFKSVARRRHNALAIADVGASDVQAVDTAAGDVANLKIALSVTGAIAGVVVDTVGEPVEGAQVTVFPDLSTRTTAGFELMQLRGATREVADVAGRFSVTGLAPGSYQVRAVRSQYAGRERGFGEGITVEVGTMDVRVVLPPEATVKGKLALADGSAPGPFSVDFGMATEAFANKDGAFELSGLTPRDYKLQFRGTAFDLKIVGATLVAGKTLDLGTITVARGRRLSGRVLQGGVPVPGATVFVGNTLFGSGSSAKAEFGMMTRGMRDTTTNDKGEFSVSGVGLGSVSILAEHAERGRSLPIELRVGDPREGALTIDILPFGALVGIVRKDGKVAENVFVSAQSVTAPDAMFNVASGPDGTYRFDKLAPDTYKVSAALGMPMTGMQFFSKTIAVKSGGTATLDIEVAKGTLTLTAELSAPSGKVGAALLYLIGGTIAAKNGADLARMSADLPSGYSSFAIYMGKAKTFGELTAGTYTLCAMPYPIDLAPMDTMAYGERHGDDMPVFCKTQAIDANRTVTLSVTPPALLPD, via the coding sequence ATGAATCGAACGGTATTGGTTGGTGGTGCGCTTGTCTTGATCCTCGCGATTGGTGCATGGGTGTTTCTTGGGCGTCCGGCAGCACCAACGACCTCGAGCAAGCAGGCGCCGGTTTCGTCCGCGCCCGCCAAGCAGAGCGCGCCCGCGCCGGCGAGCGATGCCGCACAAAACGCGGAGCGCTTCCTGCTCGAGGACGATCCTCTTGGCGCCTTGCGCCTCGAAGGTCGCGTCGTGAGCGGGCCCGACGACCAGCCCGTGCCCGGCGCCATCGTCGCCTTGCGCAGCCAACCGCCCCGAACCGCGGTGGCCGAAGACGATGGTTCGTTTGTTTTCGAGGGCCTTGTGGCACGGCAATATCAGGTTGTTGCCCGCAGCCCGCAGGGCGTCGCCGGTCCGGTTAACGTGCGCCTCACTGCGACCACCGAGCCAGTCACGCTGGTGCTGCGCGCGGCGAGCACGCTTGAAATCACCGTCACCGATACCACCGGCGTCGCGATTGCCGGTGCCGACATTTCCTTGCGCGATATCGACGTTCAGGCCGCGGTCACCGATGCGCGCGGCCAGGCCTCGGTGACGCCAGTCGTTGAGGGCATGTATCAATTGGTCGTGATGGCCAATGGCTATGCGCGCAGTTCGCGGTTGGTGCGCGTCACGGGCGCCTTAGCGCAGGCCAGCGTGCAACTTGGCAAGGGCGTGTCGATTAGCGGCACTGTGGTAAGCGCTGACGGCGCGCCCGTGAGCGAGGCGCGCGTGACCTACAGCGGCGCGTCGGATTGGGGCATGCAGGGCGATGAGCGCTACGACGCGGTCGCCACGGATGCGGCGGGGAAGTTTACGCTTCCCGCGATGCCGGCGGGCAGCTATCGCTTGATGGCGCGTCATCAGGCGTTCTCGCCCGCGACCAGCCAATTGGTTACCGTGGCGTCCGACGATGTCACCGGCGTCGCGTTGATCTTGCAAGCCGGCGCGACAATTTCTGGCGTTGTTGTCGACGGTGGTGATGCGCCTATCGCCGGCGCGCGCGTTCGCCTTGCCGCGGATGTCGAAGGCGCGATGTTCGAGATGCCGCGGCAGGCCTATACCGCCGCCGATGGCTCGTTTGTCTTTAAGAGCGTTGCGCGCCGGCGCCACAATGCGTTGGCGATCGCGGATGTCGGTGCATCGGACGTGCAGGCCGTTGACACCGCGGCCGGCGATGTCGCCAATCTGAAAATCGCCTTGAGCGTTACCGGCGCGATTGCTGGGGTCGTCGTCGACACCGTAGGTGAACCGGTTGAAGGCGCCCAGGTCACGGTGTTTCCCGATCTATCCACGCGCACCACGGCCGGCTTTGAGCTGATGCAGCTCCGCGGCGCGACGCGAGAAGTCGCCGACGTCGCGGGCCGGTTTTCGGTGACAGGGCTGGCGCCGGGCAGCTACCAAGTGCGCGCCGTGCGCAGTCAATACGCTGGTCGCGAGCGCGGTTTTGGCGAGGGCATCACCGTCGAGGTTGGCACCATGGACGTGCGTGTTGTCTTGCCGCCCGAAGCAACCGTGAAGGGCAAGCTCGCGCTCGCCGATGGCAGCGCGCCGGGCCCATTTAGCGTCGACTTCGGCATGGCGACCGAGGCGTTTGCGAACAAAGACGGCGCGTTCGAGCTCAGCGGCCTGACGCCGCGCGACTACAAGCTGCAGTTTCGCGGCACCGCGTTTGATTTGAAAATCGTCGGCGCTACCTTGGTCGCTGGCAAGACGCTCGATCTGGGCACCATCACGGTCGCGCGCGGGCGGCGCCTTAGCGGCCGCGTGCTTCAGGGTGGCGTGCCAGTTCCGGGCGCCACGGTCTTTGTCGGCAACACGCTGTTTGGCTCGGGATCATCTGCCAAAGCCGAATTTGGCATGATGACGCGCGGCATGCGCGACACCACCACCAACGACAAGGGCGAATTTTCGGTGTCGGGTGTTGGGCTTGGGTCGGTCTCAATACTCGCCGAACACGCCGAGCGCGGCCGCAGCCTGCCGATTGAGCTGCGCGTCGGCGATCCGCGCGAAGGCGCGCTGACCATCGACATCTTGCCGTTTGGCGCGCTAGTCGGCATTGTCCGCAAGGACGGCAAGGTGGCCGAAAACGTGTTTGTCAGCGCGCAGTCCGTCACCGCGCCCGACGCGATGTTCAACGTCGCCTCGGGCCCGGACGGCACCTACCGCTTCGACAAGCTCGCGCCCGATACGTACAAGGTCTCCGCCGCGCTCGGCATGCCGATGACTGGGATGCAGTTTTTCTCCAAGACCATCGCGGTGAAGAGCGGTGGCACGGCCACCCTCGATATCGAGGTCGCCAAGGGCACGCTGACCCTTACCGCCGAGCTCTCGGCGCCCTCGGGCAAGGTCGGCGCCGCGCTGCTGTATTTGATTGGCGGCACCATCGCAGCCAAGAACGGTGCAGACCTCGCCCGCATGTCGGCCGATTTGCCAAGCGGCTACTCATCGTTTGCGATTTACATGGGCAAGGCCAAGACCTTTGGCGAGCTCACCGCCGGCACGTACACGCTATGCGCCATGCCATACCCCATCGACCTCGCGCCGATGGACACCATGGCCTACGGCGAGCGCCACGGCGACGACATGCCGGTGTTTTGCAAGACGCAAGCAATCGACGCCAACCGCACCGTGACGTTGTCGGTGACGCCGCCAGCGCTGCTGCCGGATTGA
- a CDS encoding mannose-1-phosphate guanylyltransferase gives MQRVAILLAGGGGARLWPASTPAHPKQFLALHGGASLLAKTAERVAPAVHEICVVTPSGYAEAVAREVPRARVIVEPSARNTFAAVALAVADVLHQSPEAIIGIYPSDHVVTDAVAFGDVVAKAYDVAAALDVIATIGIEPTGPHTGFGYLELRAGLADGSPQGAALDIAAFREKPSPQQAQAYVLAGNTLWNSGMFFARATTLWRELAACNPDAGPALAALREACARTPRTADDEAALAAAFAALPHTSLDYAVMEKTAHIVALVGRFGWSDLGAWDAVAELLPRDDHGNASRHPAVFHDAHDNLVYCDRELEVALVGCHGLIVALVDRKLLVASKASAQEVRAVADAFAGSRGAPRGKDA, from the coding sequence ATGCAACGGGTGGCCATTTTGTTAGCGGGCGGCGGTGGCGCCAGGCTTTGGCCCGCCAGCACGCCGGCGCACCCCAAGCAATTTTTGGCGCTGCATGGCGGCGCGTCGCTCTTGGCCAAGACCGCGGAGCGAGTCGCCCCCGCCGTGCACGAAATTTGCGTGGTGACGCCATCGGGATACGCCGAGGCCGTGGCGCGCGAGGTGCCGCGGGCGCGCGTAATCGTTGAGCCAAGCGCGCGCAACACGTTTGCCGCCGTCGCGCTCGCGGTAGCCGACGTGCTGCACCAATCCCCCGAGGCCATCATCGGCATCTATCCTTCCGATCACGTGGTCACCGATGCGGTTGCCTTTGGTGACGTGGTCGCGAAGGCCTACGACGTGGCGGCGGCGCTGGACGTCATCGCAACGATCGGCATTGAGCCCACAGGGCCACATACAGGCTTTGGCTATCTTGAATTGCGTGCCGGCTTGGCAGACGGCTCGCCGCAGGGCGCCGCCTTGGACATCGCGGCCTTTCGCGAAAAGCCGAGTCCACAGCAGGCACAAGCGTATGTGCTCGCTGGCAACACCTTGTGGAACAGCGGCATGTTCTTCGCGCGTGCGACGACGCTGTGGCGCGAGCTGGCGGCATGCAACCCTGATGCTGGTCCCGCGCTTGCCGCGCTTCGCGAGGCGTGCGCACGTACGCCGCGAACTGCCGACGATGAGGCGGCGCTGGCGGCGGCGTTCGCGGCGCTGCCGCATACGTCGCTAGACTATGCGGTCATGGAAAAGACGGCGCACATCGTGGCCCTAGTCGGGCGTTTTGGCTGGAGCGATTTAGGCGCCTGGGACGCGGTGGCGGAGCTTTTGCCGCGCGACGACCACGGCAATGCGTCGCGTCACCCAGCGGTATTTCACGACGCGCACGACAACCTCGTGTATTGCGATCGCGAGCTCGAGGTGGCGTTGGTGGGCTGTCACGGCCTAATCGTGGCCTTGGTCGATCGCAAGCTGCTGGTCGCCAGCAAGGCGAGCGCGCAAGAGGTGCGCGCCGTGGCCGATGCGTTTGCCGGGTCGCGCGGCGCGCCGCGCGGTAAAGACGCCTGA
- a CDS encoding phosphomannomutase/phosphoglucomutase: MINPHVFRQYDVRGHAARDFADADVQAMGLAFARVIAADPRAIAATGRPVIVIGRDCRSSSPRLAAAFARGALGACDVIDVGEVATPLVYFAGHHLRAAAAVMITGSHNPADENGFKFVAFGEPFFDAQLTELAAQTVALAAASTHAPAVGRQRVVDLTDAYLSNATSSLRLGPRRCKVVIDGGNGMAGPIAETLYRRLGFEVVGQFIEPNGAFPNHHPDPSVAENLEALIARVRAEGAEVGLAFDGDGDRLGVVDNTGRILWGDQLMILLGQQLLREVPGARFIGEVKCSQTMFDALTAAGGQVEMWAVGHSRIKQRMQQTGAHLAGEMSGHIFFAHRYLGFDDGVYAGARVLEMLSQGSASLAQLAAALPTTFTTPELRLPCDEAGKFALIARCRDALASDPEVTAITSIDGVRASIDGGWLLLRASNTGAFIVMRCEAASEAQLARLTAKAHRLLQTCAAAAP; this comes from the coding sequence ATGATAAACCCTCACGTTTTCAGGCAATACGACGTGCGCGGGCACGCCGCGCGCGATTTCGCCGATGCCGACGTGCAGGCGATGGGGCTCGCGTTTGCGCGCGTCATTGCCGCCGATCCGCGCGCCATCGCCGCGACAGGTAGGCCCGTGATCGTCATTGGTCGCGACTGCCGTTCCAGCTCTCCGCGGTTGGCGGCCGCGTTTGCCAGGGGCGCGCTCGGCGCCTGTGACGTCATCGACGTCGGCGAGGTCGCGACGCCGCTAGTCTATTTTGCCGGCCATCACCTGCGCGCCGCGGCGGCCGTGATGATCACGGGGAGTCACAACCCTGCGGATGAGAATGGCTTTAAATTTGTCGCCTTTGGCGAGCCATTTTTCGACGCGCAGCTAACCGAACTTGCCGCGCAGACCGTGGCGCTTGCCGCGGCATCGACGCACGCACCTGCGGTCGGTCGGCAACGGGTGGTTGACCTTACCGACGCCTACCTTAGCAATGCGACCAGCTCGCTTCGTCTTGGACCGCGGCGTTGCAAGGTCGTGATCGACGGCGGCAATGGCATGGCGGGCCCGATCGCTGAAACGCTATACCGGCGCCTGGGTTTTGAGGTGGTCGGGCAGTTCATCGAACCCAACGGCGCATTTCCCAATCATCACCCAGATCCCAGCGTCGCCGAAAACTTGGAGGCGTTGATCGCGCGCGTGCGCGCTGAGGGAGCCGAGGTCGGGTTAGCGTTTGACGGCGATGGCGACCGCCTGGGCGTCGTCGACAACACGGGCCGCATTCTGTGGGGCGACCAGCTGATGATTTTGCTCGGGCAGCAGTTATTGCGCGAGGTGCCCGGCGCCAGATTTATTGGCGAGGTGAAGTGCTCGCAAACCATGTTTGACGCGCTGACGGCGGCGGGCGGCCAGGTCGAGATGTGGGCGGTGGGGCATTCGCGCATCAAGCAGCGGATGCAACAAACCGGCGCCCACCTCGCGGGCGAGATGTCGGGCCACATATTTTTTGCGCACCGCTACCTCGGCTTTGACGATGGCGTGTATGCCGGCGCGCGCGTGCTCGAGATGTTGTCGCAAGGTTCGGCATCGCTCGCGCAGCTCGCGGCGGCGCTGCCAACCACCTTCACCACCCCAGAGCTGCGGCTGCCTTGCGACGAGGCCGGTAAATTCGCGCTCATCGCGCGCTGTCGCGACGCGCTCGCTAGCGACCCGGAGGTCACGGCCATCACGTCGATCGACGGCGTGCGCGCCAGCATCGATGGTGGATGGCTCTTGTTGCGGGCGTCGAACACCGGCGCCTTCATCGTGATGCGCTGCGAGGCGGCCAGCGAGGCGCAGCTTGCACGGCTTACGGCGAAGGCTCATCGGCTGTTGCAAACGTGCGCTGCAGCAGCTCCTTGA
- a CDS encoding Hsp70 family protein — MSALVIDLGARFARVAYRKQDGEFALLTTPTGATISSLVEFGDGEQAVRVGNVLGFCAGQVEGQDERWFGGNGTLDVESAGVGDLRISLSNKNAPISFLMACLFHHIKELAQIAPDYDEDGPGEVVLVVPWWLDAAGRRALVEGAAAVGLTTVRLVTAGMALALACETQPVATGDEPSAVRHVVVCDLGTSRSDFAILRVSRDGYDVLAVASEDVCGAAQSELVVHQLTRELLHAHGVTLGADWQTRARLFDEAERVRLALLTEVETEVALNQFMPAHARRGDHGGGEAGVIRMIRRDEYQLWAAPLVRRLDVACGDLLSQVMLPANSIDAVWVSGSFATMGGVTERLAQLFGKEPQLVASAEAAVIGAARLFDDVPPTVIEVAGSAIALKTGSDAPHWMIASDVGLPWRENRIITGVQGEPDVVFEVWAGDAYSDGRCIGRYLANLSTDVATAKPLLLVDLTLDIDGQLRLLARDLLSGDRVPLRSVQDMVSDRVAIKELLQRTFATADEPSP; from the coding sequence ATGAGCGCGCTGGTGATCGATTTAGGCGCGCGCTTTGCGCGGGTCGCGTATCGCAAGCAGGATGGCGAATTTGCCTTGCTGACCACCCCCACCGGCGCGACGATCTCCAGCCTCGTCGAGTTTGGCGACGGCGAGCAGGCGGTGCGCGTCGGCAATGTGCTGGGTTTTTGCGCGGGGCAGGTCGAAGGCCAAGACGAGCGTTGGTTTGGCGGCAATGGCACCCTCGACGTTGAATCGGCAGGGGTTGGCGATTTGCGGATCTCGCTGAGCAACAAGAACGCGCCGATCTCATTTCTCATGGCGTGCCTGTTTCATCACATCAAAGAGCTGGCCCAGATCGCGCCGGACTATGACGAGGACGGCCCGGGCGAGGTGGTTCTTGTCGTGCCGTGGTGGCTTGACGCTGCCGGGCGGCGCGCGCTGGTCGAGGGTGCCGCCGCGGTCGGACTCACCACCGTGCGTTTGGTGACGGCGGGCATGGCGCTGGCGCTGGCGTGTGAGACCCAACCCGTGGCTACGGGCGACGAACCATCGGCGGTACGCCACGTCGTCGTGTGTGACCTTGGCACGTCGCGCTCCGATTTCGCGATCCTGCGGGTGAGCCGCGACGGCTACGACGTGCTCGCGGTGGCCAGCGAAGATGTATGTGGCGCCGCGCAAAGCGAGCTGGTGGTGCATCAGCTAACGCGCGAGCTCTTGCATGCCCACGGCGTCACGCTGGGCGCCGATTGGCAGACTCGCGCCCGCCTGTTTGACGAAGCGGAGCGCGTACGTTTGGCTCTGCTTACCGAGGTCGAGACCGAGGTTGCGCTCAATCAGTTCATGCCGGCCCATGCGCGGCGAGGTGATCACGGCGGCGGAGAGGCGGGCGTGATCCGAATGATTCGCCGCGATGAGTATCAGCTCTGGGCCGCGCCCTTAGTGCGACGCCTCGACGTGGCCTGCGGCGATTTGCTGTCACAGGTGATGTTGCCCGCTAATTCGATTGATGCGGTGTGGGTAAGCGGCAGCTTTGCGACCATGGGTGGCGTCACCGAGCGCCTGGCGCAGCTTTTTGGCAAGGAGCCGCAACTCGTGGCATCGGCCGAGGCGGCCGTGATCGGGGCGGCGCGGCTGTTTGACGATGTACCGCCCACGGTGATCGAAGTCGCCGGGTCGGCCATCGCGCTCAAGACCGGCAGCGATGCGCCGCACTGGATGATCGCGTCCGATGTTGGCTTGCCGTGGCGGGAAAATCGCATCATCACCGGCGTCCAGGGCGAGCCCGACGTGGTGTTCGAGGTGTGGGCCGGCGACGCTTACAGCGACGGGCGCTGCATCGGGCGCTATTTGGCCAATCTCAGCACCGACGTCGCGACCGCCAAGCCCTTGCTGTTGGTCGATCTCACCTTAGACATCGACGGCCAGCTCCGCTTGCTCGCCCGCGATTTGCTCTCGGGCGACCGGGTGCCGCTGCGCTCGGTACAGGACATGGTCTCCGATCGGGTGGCGATCAAGGAGCTGCTGCAGCGCACGTTTGCAACAGCCGATGAGCCTTCGCCGTAA